Proteins found in one Hydrogenispora ethanolica genomic segment:
- the rpmE gene encoding 50S ribosomal protein L31, which translates to MKEAIHPQYFTTKVTCACGASFETGSTKKELRVDICSKCHPFFTGRQRIVDSGGQVEKFKKRLQKGK; encoded by the coding sequence TTGAAGGAAGCTATCCATCCACAATACTTTACTACAAAAGTTACGTGCGCCTGCGGTGCATCGTTTGAGACCGGATCCACCAAGAAGGAGCTCCGGGTCGACATTTGTTCCAAATGCCACCCGTTCTTCACTGGGAGACAGCGCATCGTCGATAGCGGCGGCCAGGTCGAGAAGTTTAAGAAACGGCTTCAAAAAGGCAAGTAA
- a CDS encoding radical SAM protein: MTKRIHLLYADGEGHLFEEKELTALGLNGREAVIADERWIDLPEGGELVLLPGRSPMGFDEAAGELEVVEESVALAALLPVGYTRALLPGYEIQEPRELPLFGYTAVGAADGRLKVAAFQTDEDRKWNPLHYNTADLPERIAAGRRRFPENRILEQLARCALEYHCLTAQNLFYRRWEAGIPVSPVCNCDCMGCISQQPAECCPAPQSRIRFVPSVREVAELAAAHLAEAEEGIVSFGQGCEGEPSLQSDLLAEAIAAVRRQTGRGTVNINSNAGDTRAIARLAGAGLDSIRVSLFSAIPEDYQWYHRPRGYGLADVVASLRHAAGHGLQTSLNLLLFPGFTNQPRQTEALYRLIADTGLFQLQLRNLNLDPEKLDPLLGAEETPEIADWLAGLKQAFPQLRIGNYSQPKRA; encoded by the coding sequence ATGACAAAGCGGATTCATTTGCTCTATGCCGACGGGGAAGGCCATCTGTTCGAGGAGAAGGAACTGACAGCGCTCGGCCTGAATGGCCGGGAAGCGGTGATCGCCGATGAACGGTGGATCGATCTGCCGGAAGGCGGCGAATTGGTATTGCTGCCGGGCCGTTCCCCCATGGGCTTCGACGAAGCCGCCGGCGAGCTGGAAGTGGTGGAGGAGTCGGTGGCCCTGGCGGCGCTGCTGCCAGTGGGCTACACCCGTGCCCTGCTGCCGGGCTACGAGATCCAGGAGCCGCGGGAACTGCCGCTGTTCGGCTACACGGCGGTCGGTGCCGCGGACGGGCGGCTCAAGGTGGCGGCCTTCCAGACGGACGAGGATCGCAAATGGAATCCGCTCCATTATAATACGGCCGATCTGCCGGAGCGCATCGCGGCCGGACGGCGGCGTTTCCCGGAGAACCGGATCCTGGAGCAGCTGGCCCGCTGCGCCCTGGAGTACCACTGCCTGACCGCGCAGAACCTCTTCTACCGGCGCTGGGAGGCGGGGATCCCGGTCTCCCCCGTCTGCAACTGCGATTGTATGGGCTGCATCTCCCAGCAGCCCGCCGAATGCTGCCCGGCCCCGCAGAGCCGGATCCGTTTCGTGCCCAGCGTCCGGGAGGTGGCCGAGCTGGCTGCCGCGCACCTGGCCGAGGCGGAGGAGGGGATCGTCAGTTTTGGCCAGGGCTGCGAAGGCGAGCCGTCGCTCCAAAGCGATCTGCTGGCGGAGGCGATCGCCGCCGTCCGGCGGCAGACCGGCCGCGGCACCGTCAACATCAACAGCAACGCCGGGGACACCCGCGCCATCGCCCGGCTGGCCGGCGCCGGACTCGACAGCATCCGCGTCAGCCTCTTCTCGGCCATTCCCGAAGATTATCAATGGTACCACCGGCCCCGGGGCTACGGCCTGGCCGACGTGGTCGCCTCCTTGCGCCATGCCGCCGGCCACGGCCTGCAAACCTCGCTCAATCTGCTGCTTTTCCCGGGCTTCACCAACCAGCCGCGGCAGACCGAGGCCCTGTACCGCTTAATCGCCGACACCGGCCTGTTCCAACTGCAACTCCGCAATCTCAATCTCGATCCCGAAAAGCTCGACCCGCTGCTGGGAGCGGAAGAGACTCCGGAGATCGCCGACTGGCTGGCCGGTTTGAAGCAGGCCTTTCCCCAGTTGCGGATCGGCAATTACAGCCAGCCCAAGCGGGCCTAG
- a CDS encoding DUF1385 domain-containing protein: MKQPEFSYGGQAVIEGVMMRGREYVAVAVRKANGEIVIKKDPVGSVAKKYPFLKWPFIRGVVALCDSFGVGLKALLFSADQFMEGEGEAEGKAAGDSKLSAGETAMMVATALAMTVVLFVVLPLLGRMLVNKFLPGAFWGNLFESVLRFVVFILYIVSVSMLKDIQRVFAYHGAEHKVINTFEAKKDLTVENTRQFTTFHPRCGTSFLLFVVVISAIFFSFLHYDTIWARLLSRILLLPVVAGFSYEVIKFTGRHQDFFLWRWMSLPGMWLQKLTTREPDDSQVEVAINALVAVLKEEAPVIVGGRVYAAEKVEAVQAEPASAG, translated from the coding sequence ATGAAGCAGCCCGAATTCTCATACGGCGGGCAGGCGGTGATCGAAGGCGTCATGATGCGCGGCCGGGAGTATGTGGCGGTGGCGGTCCGCAAGGCCAACGGCGAGATCGTCATCAAGAAAGACCCGGTGGGATCGGTTGCCAAGAAATACCCCTTTTTAAAATGGCCCTTTATCCGGGGCGTCGTGGCGCTCTGCGATTCTTTCGGCGTCGGCCTGAAGGCATTGCTCTTCTCGGCGGACCAATTCATGGAGGGGGAGGGCGAGGCCGAGGGCAAAGCGGCCGGCGACTCCAAGCTCAGCGCCGGAGAGACCGCGATGATGGTGGCGACGGCCCTGGCCATGACGGTGGTGCTCTTCGTGGTGCTGCCGTTGCTCGGCCGGATGCTGGTCAACAAGTTTCTGCCCGGCGCTTTCTGGGGCAACCTGTTCGAGAGCGTCCTGCGTTTCGTGGTCTTCATCCTGTATATCGTATCCGTCTCCATGCTCAAGGACATCCAGCGGGTCTTCGCCTATCACGGCGCCGAACACAAGGTGATCAACACCTTCGAGGCCAAAAAGGACCTGACGGTGGAGAACACCAGACAATTCACGACCTTTCATCCCCGCTGCGGCACCAGTTTTCTCCTGTTTGTGGTGGTGATCAGCGCGATATTCTTCTCCTTCTTGCACTATGATACCATTTGGGCGCGGCTCCTCTCGCGGATTCTGCTCTTGCCGGTGGTGGCCGGATTCTCGTACGAGGTCATCAAATTCACCGGCCGGCACCAGGACTTCTTCCTGTGGCGCTGGATGAGCCTGCCCGGGATGTGGCTCCAAAAGCTGACCACCCGGGAACCCGACGACAGCCAGGTGGAAGTGGCAATTAACGCCCTGGTGGCGGTGCTCAAGGAAGAAGCGCCGGTGATCGTGGGCGGCCG
- a CDS encoding class I SAM-dependent methyltransferase: MRDMRPSMTAQSVATNILKLSYDETYGHLVPAGAVEPTRWFLQASSGWLGDLSVLLHNPLVRGLAQAVEQVSFPGISLHNAIRKRWIEAEVREGLARGAAQVVVLGAGFDTLAYRLHREHPRVLWLEIDHPATLHVKQQALAEHAPDLGDNLRLRANDFSEKSLAELLKGDPDFHFRRTTLFIAEGLLMYLAEPEVRQLLRTLSSHSGPGSRLLGTILEENPHNRSSKANLKLQIIGEPYQWRIAPAALADFLRQNGLRLLVVQSDQAVLPQFLAADASRPQLPGEEYFFSARCSP; this comes from the coding sequence ATGCGCGACATGAGACCCAGTATGACGGCACAGTCCGTCGCCACCAATATTCTCAAATTGTCTTATGATGAAACCTATGGGCATTTGGTTCCGGCAGGAGCCGTCGAGCCGACCCGTTGGTTTCTGCAAGCCTCATCGGGTTGGCTGGGAGACCTCTCGGTGTTACTGCATAACCCGCTGGTCCGGGGATTGGCCCAGGCGGTCGAGCAAGTTTCGTTCCCCGGGATCTCCCTCCATAACGCGATCCGCAAGCGCTGGATTGAGGCGGAGGTCCGGGAGGGATTGGCCAGAGGCGCCGCTCAAGTGGTGGTCCTGGGCGCCGGTTTTGACACACTGGCTTACCGATTGCACCGCGAACACCCCCGGGTGCTTTGGCTGGAGATCGATCATCCCGCCACCCTCCATGTCAAACAGCAGGCGCTGGCGGAACACGCGCCGGACCTGGGGGATAACCTGCGCTTGCGGGCCAATGATTTTTCCGAAAAATCCCTGGCTGAGCTTTTGAAGGGGGATCCCGATTTCCATTTCCGCCGGACCACGCTGTTTATCGCCGAGGGGCTCCTGATGTACCTGGCCGAGCCGGAAGTACGGCAGTTGCTGCGGACCCTCTCTTCCCATTCGGGGCCGGGCAGCCGCCTGCTGGGAACGATTCTGGAGGAGAATCCCCATAACCGTTCCAGCAAAGCCAATCTCAAGCTGCAAATCATCGGCGAACCCTACCAATGGCGGATCGCCCCGGCGGCGCTGGCGGATTTCCTGAGGCAGAACGGCCTGAGACTGCTGGTGGTGCAGTCGGACCAAGCGGTCCTGCCGCAATTCCTGGCCGCGGACGCCAGCCGCCCCCAGCTGCCGGGGGAGGAGTATTTCTTCAGCGCCCGCTGCTCCCCGTAA